The following coding sequences lie in one Spinacia oleracea cultivar Varoflay chromosome 1, BTI_SOV_V1, whole genome shotgun sequence genomic window:
- the LOC110774949 gene encoding uncharacterized protein — MAMRRFINELRGVTVKEVPDKVKPMLSFSYLKESFAKGIDSYHAKHIETDSIMPLYHVCFGGMAFSYLVALPEERRHLEHAQKHDH; from the coding sequence ATGGCGATGCGAAGGTTCATCAACGAGCTACGAGGCGTTACAGTGAAGGAAGTCCCCGACAAGGTGAAACCAATGCTCTCATTCTCTTACCTCAAGGAATCATTCGCAAAAGGCATCGACAGCTACCATGCTAAACACATCGAGACGGATTCAATCATGCCTCTTTACCATGTTTGCTTTGGCGGCATGGCCTTCTCTTACCTCGTCGCTCTTCCTGAGGAACGCCGTCATCTCGAGCATGCTCAAAAGCATGACCATTGA